Proteins from one Akkermansiaceae bacterium genomic window:
- a CDS encoding MoxR family ATPase has protein sequence MSDPTQHSPYEAPQSSPLLDLIHRMRAEIRKVIIGQDTVIDQVLASLLAGGHVLLEGKPGLGKTHLVNTLAKSFGGHSGRIQFTPDLMPSDVTGFRMFDMRSQTFQLRRGPVFTNLLLADEINRAPAKTQAALLEVMQEVQVTIDGETLRLEPPFMTLATQNPVEHEGTYPLPEAQLDRFIMKVLIDYPGRDAECEIVTRAASEAGRAADRSVVPVCGPAEIIAAQSATSAVQVMPEVVGYAVAIAQATRESRAIGLGAGTRGAISLVKIGKAFAVLNGRGYVIPDDIKSAALPVLRHRVQLTPEVAISGQNVDEVLRAIVDSVPAPRQ, from the coding sequence ATGTCCGATCCCACGCAGCACTCCCCGTATGAAGCCCCGCAGTCCTCACCGCTCCTGGATCTCATCCACCGGATGCGGGCGGAGATCCGGAAGGTCATCATCGGCCAGGACACGGTGATCGACCAGGTGCTGGCGTCCCTGCTGGCAGGCGGCCATGTCCTGCTGGAGGGGAAGCCGGGGCTGGGGAAGACCCACCTGGTCAACACGCTGGCGAAGAGCTTCGGCGGTCATTCCGGGCGGATCCAGTTCACCCCGGACCTCATGCCGTCGGACGTCACCGGTTTCCGCATGTTCGACATGCGCAGCCAGACGTTCCAGCTCCGCCGCGGACCGGTTTTCACGAATCTTTTGCTGGCGGATGAAATCAACCGCGCACCCGCGAAGACGCAGGCCGCGTTGCTGGAGGTCATGCAGGAAGTCCAGGTGACCATCGACGGGGAGACCCTCCGGCTGGAGCCTCCTTTCATGACCCTGGCCACCCAGAACCCGGTGGAGCATGAGGGGACCTATCCGCTGCCGGAAGCGCAGTTGGACCGCTTCATCATGAAGGTTCTCATCGACTATCCGGGGCGGGATGCGGAGTGCGAGATCGTCACCCGCGCCGCATCGGAAGCGGGGCGCGCCGCGGACCGGAGCGTGGTCCCCGTCTGCGGCCCTGCGGAGATCATCGCGGCCCAGTCCGCGACCTCCGCCGTCCAGGTGATGCCGGAAGTGGTGGGATACGCGGTCGCCATCGCGCAGGCCACCCGTGAGTCCCGGGCCATCGGCCTCGGGGCGGGAACCCGTGGCGCCATCAGCCTCGTGAAGATCGGCAAGGCGTTCGCCGTCCTGAATGGCCGGGGCTATGTGATCCCGGACGACATCAAGAGCGCCGCCCTGCCGGTCCTCCGCCACCGGGTGCAACTCACCCCGGAGGTCGCCATCAGCGGCCAGAATGTGGATGAAGTGCTGCGCGCCATCGTGGACAGCGTGCCCGCTCCCCGGCAGTAG
- a CDS encoding heparinase II/III family protein, which yields MRHLLLLSAAALIAFHAVSAETLGLKAEIRSLGEQADLAKYRENLVALSIKEAAKPVIVRPPTLAVLLEKYPESMKYQTKPAHQAKLTDEEWERFALSLSDANLNGILSERLPRMAAAHVFSEDERILSHIVEQLTEMASWKPLERPGTTSTKQNLPYAPWLGTGWAVRAITGTLDILPPESLPAGLRDTLMTNMEEEIRGIRNAWKEQKLWYTRESSCYSNQWVVPNEALVLASIFTGLEKHRDDYELGVKNLLKSLDAQGAKGEFTEGGSYAALTMNSLLSAAEAAAAQGDRRLTDHPYLRKFPIWYIHHVQPGGRIINAFDSKVDNLDPNLLSRFISAVRSPEALWMVRRDKKLGYGNKLAGLSARAVKDLSPQQPPLSAAYDIAARINWRSSWDDATAAGFWMRGGHASDSHDHQDRGHVSFSIGDREILIEAGLTSYGIPEHPTHYRSVAGHNVLQVGNAAPEDLKGPVMKAAGQILDSAHRSAPITVGRMGASGGTASADMSGCYAKTEKWVRHATWDKEGVSVKDEVVLKEADHVTFRWHLAAAADAAAVMKDGSILIDGIEIRYHADSPVTATVEPMPGFDARLKKSAEHACVVIRSEKPVKSLTLGSTIKLAP from the coding sequence ATGCGTCACCTCCTCCTCCTCTCCGCTGCCGCCCTCATTGCATTTCACGCGGTTTCCGCGGAAACCCTCGGATTGAAGGCGGAAATCCGTTCGCTGGGGGAACAAGCGGACTTGGCCAAATACCGGGAAAATCTGGTGGCGCTGTCCATCAAGGAGGCCGCAAAGCCCGTCATCGTCCGTCCGCCCACACTGGCGGTGCTGCTGGAGAAGTATCCGGAGTCGATGAAATACCAGACGAAGCCGGCCCATCAGGCGAAGCTCACGGATGAGGAATGGGAACGCTTCGCCCTTTCCCTCAGTGATGCGAACCTGAACGGCATTCTCTCCGAGCGGCTGCCACGGATGGCAGCAGCCCATGTTTTCAGCGAGGATGAACGCATCCTGTCGCACATCGTGGAACAGCTCACGGAAATGGCATCGTGGAAACCGCTGGAACGTCCCGGCACCACCTCGACAAAGCAGAACCTGCCCTACGCTCCATGGCTGGGGACCGGATGGGCGGTCCGTGCCATCACGGGCACGCTGGACATCCTGCCACCGGAATCCCTCCCCGCCGGATTGAGGGACACATTGATGACAAACATGGAGGAGGAGATCCGTGGCATCCGGAACGCGTGGAAGGAACAGAAGCTCTGGTACACCCGTGAATCTTCCTGCTACAGCAACCAGTGGGTGGTGCCGAACGAAGCCCTGGTCCTCGCCTCCATCTTCACCGGTCTGGAAAAACACCGGGATGACTATGAGTTGGGGGTGAAGAACCTGCTGAAATCCCTGGACGCCCAGGGCGCGAAGGGGGAATTCACCGAAGGCGGTTCGTATGCCGCCCTCACGATGAACAGCCTGCTTTCCGCGGCGGAAGCCGCCGCCGCACAGGGAGACCGCCGCCTGACCGACCATCCTTACCTGAGGAAGTTCCCCATCTGGTACATCCACCACGTCCAACCGGGCGGGCGGATCATCAACGCATTCGATTCCAAGGTGGACAACCTCGATCCGAACCTGCTTTCCCGGTTCATCTCCGCCGTGCGCAGCCCTGAGGCGCTGTGGATGGTCCGCAGGGACAAGAAGCTGGGATATGGCAACAAGCTGGCGGGCTTGTCGGCACGGGCGGTGAAGGATCTTTCCCCGCAGCAGCCTCCCCTTTCCGCTGCCTATGACATCGCAGCGCGCATCAACTGGCGGAGCAGTTGGGATGACGCGACCGCCGCGGGATTCTGGATGCGTGGTGGACATGCGTCGGATTCCCATGACCACCAGGACCGGGGGCATGTCAGCTTTTCCATCGGCGACCGGGAGATCCTCATCGAGGCGGGCCTGACGTCCTACGGCATCCCGGAGCATCCCACCCACTACCGCAGCGTGGCGGGGCACAACGTGCTGCAGGTCGGGAATGCCGCGCCGGAGGATTTGAAAGGCCCCGTCATGAAGGCGGCCGGGCAGATCCTCGATTCCGCGCACCGCTCCGCCCCCATCACCGTCGGGAGGATGGGTGCCTCCGGTGGCACGGCCTCGGCGGATATGTCCGGCTGCTATGCCAAGACGGAGAAATGGGTGCGCCATGCCACCTGGGACAAGGAAGGTGTCTCCGTGAAGGATGAAGTCGTTCTCAAGGAAGCGGACCACGTGACCTTCCGCTGGCACCTGGCCGCCGCCGCGGATGCAGCCGCCGTCATGAAGGATGGCAGCATCCTCATTGATGGCATCGAGATCCGTTACCATGCTGACTCCCCTGTCACCGCCACCGTGGAGCCGATGCCCGGATTCGATGCCCGCCTGAAGAAATCCGCGGAGCACGCTTGCGTGGTCATCCGTTCGGAAAAGCCGGTGAAGTCCCTCACCCTGGGTTCAACGATCAAGCTCGCGCCTTGA
- a CDS encoding DUF58 domain-containing protein: MSPTFRFILLTLAWTVAGGVVSAVPEWIWIWTGLGIAAAVVLLVDAVALLVFRRLEVVRRLPKRFAQGEPAEVRLSVRNAGGVPAKIGIFDGIPAGSDAPAMPWQGVVPARREIKVFHPVRIMERGEIAFSRVCIRRVSPAGFWQRKTFHGAEESVKVYPNYEPVIRFALLGMQHRESPMGIVRRPRPGTSRDFHQLRDYRDGDPYSQIDWKASSRRQMLISRDYQEQRDQTIIFLLDTGRRMRAMDGALPQFDHALNAILLVSHIALRQGDKVGVKSFGGTDRWLPPIKGAHAMPVLLNHLYDYQTTSAPSDFSGAVEALMARQRRRALVIVMTNLRGEDGKELSGALQVLRSKHLVLLASLKEKSVEDAASTPVVHFNDALKFLAADHYQRERREILSTLGMHGILTMDTTAQELAISLANRYLDIKAAGRI, encoded by the coding sequence ATGAGCCCGACGTTCCGGTTCATTCTCCTGACGCTCGCCTGGACGGTGGCCGGTGGGGTCGTCTCCGCGGTTCCGGAGTGGATCTGGATCTGGACCGGCCTGGGGATTGCCGCAGCGGTGGTGCTGCTGGTGGATGCCGTGGCGTTGCTCGTTTTCCGTCGTCTGGAAGTGGTGCGCCGTTTGCCGAAAAGGTTCGCCCAAGGGGAACCGGCGGAAGTCAGGCTGTCCGTTCGGAATGCCGGAGGCGTCCCGGCGAAGATCGGGATTTTCGATGGTATCCCCGCGGGCTCGGATGCTCCTGCCATGCCTTGGCAGGGAGTGGTCCCCGCACGGCGGGAGATCAAGGTGTTCCACCCCGTCCGCATCATGGAGCGCGGGGAGATCGCATTCAGCAGGGTTTGCATCCGCCGGGTATCCCCGGCGGGGTTTTGGCAGCGGAAGACGTTCCACGGAGCGGAGGAAAGCGTGAAGGTCTATCCGAACTATGAGCCGGTGATCCGCTTCGCCCTCCTCGGCATGCAGCACCGGGAAAGTCCGATGGGCATCGTCCGCAGGCCGCGGCCGGGGACCAGCCGCGATTTCCACCAGTTGCGGGACTACCGGGACGGGGATCCGTATTCACAGATCGACTGGAAGGCATCCTCCCGCAGGCAGATGCTCATCAGCAGGGACTACCAGGAACAGCGGGACCAGACCATCATCTTCCTGCTGGATACCGGCAGGCGGATGCGGGCGATGGATGGCGCGCTCCCGCAGTTCGACCACGCGCTCAATGCCATCCTGCTTGTTTCCCACATCGCGCTCCGGCAGGGGGACAAGGTGGGGGTGAAATCCTTCGGCGGCACGGACCGCTGGTTGCCGCCCATCAAGGGAGCGCATGCCATGCCGGTGCTGCTCAACCACCTTTACGACTACCAGACCACCTCCGCCCCCAGCGATTTCTCCGGTGCGGTGGAGGCGCTCATGGCCCGCCAGCGGCGGCGGGCGCTGGTCATCGTCATGACCAACCTACGCGGTGAGGATGGGAAAGAACTGAGCGGTGCGCTCCAGGTCCTGCGCTCGAAACATCTGGTCCTGCTGGCCAGCCTCAAGGAAAAGTCGGTGGAGGACGCCGCATCCACCCCGGTGGTGCATTTCAACGATGCGTTGAAGTTCCTCGCCGCCGATCACTACCAGAGGGAACGCAGGGAAATCCTGAGCACCCTGGGCATGCACGGCATCCTCACCATGGACACCACCGCGCAGGAACTGGCGATCAGTCTGGCGAACCGTTATCTGGACATCAAGGCGGCGGGCAGGATCTAG
- a CDS encoding M6 family metalloprotease domain-containing protein, translated as MKSPMLGRRQISAIFALVVSAVSAVSAVAAPYPPEGLSTKWTQPDGTVLPLRVHGDELYGRTTTEDGYTVIFNEADQTYYYAEVAAGAGKDLVKSAVPAGKQPPAGVPKDLREPKEKVAEARQANIRKYIPDREQRWRARAANPGAAPVLGTKIGLTILVQFSDVSFPVTQNKIQRLCNEVGYTDNGNTGSIRDYFSDQSMGKLTHTQAVTPVVTLSNPRNYYNYTNYPNNTILRDAGAAGRLLVQDAIIALNATGFDSSSLTVNVNNQVVATSLLFAGQDSGVWAKGLWPHAWNLSGSGMSLGGRTVFRYQCTNVANSAPVIGTIAHELGHLLLDYPDLYDTDGGSEGIGEHCLMGSANHLNGGRTPGPINLYLKETSGWATITDFTANQNLSVSLPSTGNIGYRIRKPGVPTEYFLIENRGAGDKWAAACKDKGIAIWHIDEAVTSDNRAQHMTSSAHYLVSIQQADGRFDLERNVNRGDAGDFYDSNTGEFDDYNNPNANWWSGQDSGLYLKVLSAPGASMDVQLGSPPGVTLLGLNPANVIISAGASPQSFFVNSNSPWSWTGKPAWITTSEAPSQQGRQIFDYTVANNGSVSPRTATLVFTAGDVTRSYTVTQQGKTVDDHGGSRASATLVGLNSTTAGNIEKEGDEDYFRLEANGPGTLVVTTTGSTDTVGTLYSASGTQLVYSDDDVDLNFRIEHTVTVAGELYIKVNHYYGTQTGEYQLVCTFIPNPTFSVAAEVQDVLQAGGTHSFTVTAPGRTWWVSKETTPTGGDVGWVTVNDASGTQTGTKTVTYTVPPNTGSARTLRIKVTGAYIATHTVRQAGIPRPDLTDSGDGMSLSPPVAVASGKARIRMAVRNAGSVDAGPFKIRFMMSNGHINPNNPDQHIGTMTVPGLEAGGVYPVDMMVNMLGTVSASYPNWYFGWAIDSDNEVTEENESNNRFQFTDSFPRAVVELAVTPETRSVDGILLEDSIAVTNNAGWTWSSNVPWISSLANLFQVGNQSLNYQVEANQGTAARTGIITITSGSVSRTHTITQGPKPIPLEMTSFQRTGNNIGVTFRSEIGKTYRVASSTTLMPGSWVPVTGHTGIAGTGAPISRTLLNMGVAPTEGKMFFRIERE; from the coding sequence ATGAAATCACCCATGTTGGGACGCAGGCAGATCTCCGCCATCTTCGCGCTGGTGGTATCCGCGGTATCCGCGGTATCCGCGGTGGCTGCTCCCTATCCTCCGGAGGGTTTGTCCACCAAGTGGACCCAGCCGGATGGAACCGTCCTCCCGCTGCGCGTCCATGGTGATGAGTTGTATGGCCGCACCACCACGGAGGATGGATATACCGTCATCTTCAACGAAGCGGACCAGACTTACTACTATGCCGAGGTTGCGGCCGGGGCGGGGAAGGATCTGGTGAAGTCTGCGGTTCCCGCCGGAAAGCAGCCGCCTGCCGGAGTGCCGAAGGATCTCCGCGAGCCGAAGGAGAAAGTGGCGGAAGCACGGCAGGCGAACATCCGGAAATACATTCCGGACCGTGAGCAGCGCTGGCGGGCGAGGGCGGCCAATCCCGGAGCCGCGCCGGTGCTGGGAACCAAGATCGGCCTGACCATCCTCGTCCAGTTCTCCGACGTGTCCTTTCCCGTGACCCAGAACAAGATCCAGCGTCTCTGCAATGAGGTGGGATATACGGACAACGGGAACACCGGATCCATCCGGGATTATTTCAGCGACCAGTCCATGGGCAAGCTCACCCATACCCAGGCCGTCACGCCCGTGGTGACCCTGTCGAATCCCAGGAACTATTATAACTACACGAACTACCCCAACAACACCATCCTCCGGGATGCCGGTGCGGCGGGCAGGCTCCTGGTGCAGGATGCGATCATCGCGTTGAACGCAACCGGCTTCGACTCGTCCTCCCTCACCGTCAATGTCAACAATCAGGTGGTGGCGACCAGCCTGCTCTTCGCGGGGCAGGATTCCGGGGTTTGGGCGAAGGGACTCTGGCCGCATGCCTGGAACCTGAGCGGCAGCGGCATGTCGTTGGGAGGGAGGACCGTCTTCAGATACCAGTGCACGAATGTGGCGAACTCCGCGCCGGTGATCGGCACCATCGCCCACGAACTCGGGCACCTCTTGCTGGACTACCCCGACCTCTACGACACCGACGGTGGCTCCGAAGGGATCGGCGAACACTGCCTCATGGGTTCCGCCAACCACCTCAACGGCGGCCGCACCCCGGGGCCGATCAACCTTTACCTGAAAGAGACTTCCGGCTGGGCGACCATCACGGATTTCACCGCAAACCAGAATCTCTCGGTCAGCCTGCCATCCACCGGGAACATCGGTTACCGCATCCGCAAGCCGGGTGTGCCGACCGAATACTTCCTCATCGAGAACCGCGGGGCGGGCGACAAATGGGCGGCCGCGTGCAAGGACAAGGGCATCGCCATCTGGCACATCGACGAGGCCGTCACTTCCGATAACCGGGCCCAGCATATGACGTCCTCCGCCCACTATCTGGTATCCATCCAGCAGGCGGACGGACGCTTTGATCTGGAGCGCAACGTGAACCGCGGGGATGCGGGCGACTTCTATGACAGCAACACCGGTGAGTTCGACGACTACAACAACCCGAACGCGAACTGGTGGAGCGGCCAGGATTCCGGCCTCTATCTGAAGGTGCTCAGCGCGCCGGGCGCATCCATGGATGTGCAGCTCGGCTCACCGCCCGGGGTGACCCTGCTTGGCCTGAATCCCGCGAATGTGATCATTTCCGCGGGGGCATCACCCCAGTCGTTCTTCGTCAATTCGAACTCCCCGTGGAGTTGGACCGGAAAACCCGCGTGGATCACCACGAGCGAAGCCCCGAGCCAGCAGGGGAGGCAGATCTTCGACTACACCGTCGCCAACAACGGATCAGTCTCGCCCCGCACGGCGACCCTCGTCTTCACGGCGGGTGATGTCACCCGTTCCTACACGGTCACCCAGCAGGGCAAGACGGTGGATGACCACGGGGGCAGCCGGGCGAGTGCCACCTTGGTCGGGCTGAATTCGACCACCGCCGGAAACATCGAGAAGGAGGGGGATGAGGACTATTTCCGTCTTGAAGCCAACGGACCGGGCACGCTGGTGGTAACCACCACCGGCTCCACGGACACCGTCGGGACCCTTTACTCGGCCTCGGGCACGCAGTTGGTGTATTCCGACGACGATGTCGATCTCAACTTCCGCATTGAACACACCGTCACCGTCGCGGGGGAGTTGTATATCAAAGTGAACCACTACTACGGGACACAGACTGGCGAATATCAGCTCGTCTGCACATTCATTCCGAACCCCACCTTTTCCGTGGCCGCGGAGGTGCAGGACGTGCTGCAGGCCGGTGGCACGCATTCCTTCACGGTGACAGCGCCCGGCAGAACCTGGTGGGTGTCGAAGGAAACCACGCCCACCGGTGGTGACGTCGGTTGGGTGACAGTGAACGATGCTTCGGGCACGCAGACGGGCACAAAGACGGTCACCTACACCGTGCCGCCGAACACAGGATCCGCGCGGACCCTCAGGATCAAGGTGACAGGCGCCTACATCGCCACCCATACCGTCCGCCAGGCTGGCATCCCGCGTCCCGACCTGACGGACTCGGGGGATGGGATGAGCCTGTCGCCTCCCGTGGCGGTCGCTTCCGGGAAAGCCCGCATCCGGATGGCTGTGAGGAACGCAGGTAGCGTGGATGCGGGGCCGTTCAAAATCCGCTTCATGATGTCGAACGGACACATCAATCCCAATAATCCAGACCAACACATCGGCACCATGACCGTTCCGGGACTGGAAGCGGGCGGCGTGTATCCCGTGGACATGATGGTCAACATGTTGGGAACCGTGTCCGCGAGCTATCCGAACTGGTACTTTGGCTGGGCGATTGATTCCGACAATGAGGTCACCGAAGAGAACGAGAGCAACAACCGCTTCCAGTTCACCGATTCCTTCCCCCGGGCGGTCGTGGAACTGGCGGTCACCCCGGAGACCCGCTCCGTGGATGGAATTCTGCTGGAGGACTCCATTGCCGTGACCAACAACGCGGGATGGACATGGTCCAGCAACGTGCCCTGGATCTCCAGTCTGGCGAATTTATTCCAGGTGGGGAACCAGTCGCTCAACTACCAGGTCGAGGCGAACCAGGGCACGGCCGCACGCACCGGCATCATCACCATCACCTCCGGTTCCGTCAGCCGCACCCACACCATCACCCAAGGGCCGAAGCCGATCCCGCTGGAGATGACCTCCTTCCAGCGCACCGGCAACAACATCGGGGTCACTTTCCGGTCGGAGATCGGGAAAACCTACCGTGTGGCCAGCAGCACCACGCTCATGCCGGGATCCTGGGTGCCGGTGACCGGGCATACCGGCATCGCCGGTACCGGCGCTCCCATCTCCCGCACCCTTCTCAATATGGGGGTCGCACCCACGGAAGGGAAAATGTTCTTCCGCATCGAGCGGGAGTGA